A window from Glandiceps talaboti chromosome 15, keGlaTala1.1, whole genome shotgun sequence encodes these proteins:
- the LOC144446683 gene encoding uncharacterized protein LOC144446683 encodes MAVSRQFPFSNKHVRSPVPLTAMDLFPTKSLSIAVMCLTALATVVQAAPTASLSTDALSTASVTVSDTYWQLFTSIAQLQSRVKDVYQNFKKVRFDHDGIDISDHDMYSFTIEGLPTPISRYSSRFMEEQHLLILHRNNLKTFQTFLNVFTEEMARETENLHYQFHDEFQSLVRQLGEDINMIELLIRLISSELNTLQDVDVDTTNSASLRDDLRYAKVLHELYQYLPGARMDFEHLARNNRKH; translated from the exons ATGGCAGTCTCAAGGCAGTTTCCCTTTTCAAACAAACATGTTCGCTCGCCTGTACCATTGACAGCGATGGACCTCTTTCCAACCAAATCTCTCTCAATAGCTGTGATGTGTTTGACAGCGCTGGCTACCGTCGTCCAGGCAGCGCCTACCGCCAGCTTGTCAACCGATGCTTTGTCAACGGCATCCGTCACAGTGTCGGATACCTATTGGCAGTTATTTACATCTATCGCACAGTTACAGTCACGGGTAAAAGATGTTTATCAAAACTTT AAAAAAGTCCGCTTTGATCATGATGGCATTGATATCAGCGATCACGATATGTACTCATTCACGATAGAGGGTCTGCCAACTCCTATCTCCCGCTATTCATCAAGGTTTATGGAG GAACAACATCTGCTGATTCTCCACAGAAACAACCTAAAAACGTTCCAGACATTCCTCAATGTATTTACTGAAGAAATGGCTCGTGAAACGGAAAATCTACACTATCAGTTCCACGATGAATTCCAATCACTAGTACGGCAACTCGGTGAGGATATTAACATGATTGAATTATTG ATTCGACTGATATCATCCGAATTGAACACTTTGCAAGATGTCGATGTGGACACTACAAACAGTGCTTCGTTACGTGATGATCTTCGTTACGCCAAGGTTCTACATGAACTTTACCAGTACTTACCCGGTGCTAGAATGGACTTCGAACATCTAGCACGCAATAACCGGAAACACTAA